The Candidatus Eisenbacteria bacterium DNA window CCTCGGCGAGGAACGTCGCCCCCGCGTCGACCGCGCCGTCCATCACGAATCCGGAGGGGCCTCCCCCGGAGACGGACACGTGCCAGTCCGCGCCGTTGTTGTTGTCCCAGCCGCCGGCGCCGTCGTTGAAAACGAAGTCCACGCTCGTCGCCGCGGAGGGGATCGAATAGGTATAGGTCCAAAGCGTATCGCCGGGAAGGAGGGTCATCGCCGGATCGGGGGAGAGCACCTCCTGCCAGCAGCTGTGGCCGATGTGGATGTAAACCGGGTCGGTGTCGTCGGCGAGCGCGCCGGGGCGAGCGTCGTAGATGATTTGGAGCGTTTCGCCGGCGACCGGCTCCTCCGGCGACCAGGTCGCGACGTCGCCTCCGCCGCTCCCGGAACCGCTCCCCACCCAGACGTGCTGGATCGGCGAGCGTTTCACGAGGCCGAGAGAATCCGTCGCCTCGACATAGTAATCGACGAGCTGCTCCGAGAGGCCGGTCACCTCCACATAGTATTCGTCCGCGATGTAATTCGGCAGGACGCTGAAGTCGATCTCAGGATTATTGTAGGGATCGCCGAGGGGCATCACGCGACGGTTCATGAAGAGGCCGGTCCAGGCGCCCACGCCGGCGCCCCCCGCGTAGGTCTCGTTGACGTCGGTGGCGGGGTCGTTCACGCCGTCGCCGTCGATCCGGTAGCGGAGAACGACCGAGTCGATCCCGCTCACGTCGTGGACGAACGTCCACACATGAAAGTCCCGGTCCATGGCGAGCCCCTGCCCGCCCGGATATCCCCAGAGCGAGCCTCCGCCGAAACCGCCCGGGTTCCAGGGAAGGCGCTGCGGGAGCCAGATCGTGGGCGGCACCATGTCGCTCCCGGTGGCGATCACCGCGTCGGCGCGGTCCGTCGCCTCGTTGCACGCGAGGGTCGCCTTGATCTCCATGTCGAGGGCGACGCCGTAGTACATGTAGCCGCTCTCGTATCCGGCGAGGAGGAAGTGCCACGCCGTCTCCGCGTCGTTCGCTCCGGTCGAGGGATCGGCCACGCGCGCCGGATCCGCCGCGCCCTGGATCGCCTCCGCCGTCTCCACCCGGTTCTGCGCCGCCGTGAGCACCGCCCAATTCCTCTCGTCCTCCGCCCATCCGTTCGGAATGTCGAACTGGCCCGAGGAGTTCACGAGCGGCCAGTTCCAGTTGATGAACTGCGGAGAGCCGAAATCGCCGTCGGCGTTCACCCATCCGCCGTCCTCCACGCGCGCCACGTCGGAGGAGTCCACCGGATGGTCCGCCAGGTATTCCTCGATCGTGGTCGGCTCGTAGCCGGCGGTTGCCGCGCCGTGACAGAAGGAAGTCACGTTTTCATTGAAGTACGAATAACCGCCGGACCATGCGTTGTCGCCGTCATGGGCGAAGAGGATCAGCATCGGTTTCGACGGGTCGTTGTAGGGAGCGATGGCGTCGATCTGGCCGGTGCCGTAGAGGCCGTACCCCTCGTCCCACCCCATGGCGTTCGCCGCGGGGAGGACGACGAGCCGCGATTCCGAACCCGTCTCCGGATCGACGTAACGCGCCCAGTGCGGTTGATGCCCGAAGGGAAGCGCCGTCTTCACCGTCACGCCGCGGCTGATGTAGATGGAGTTCCAGTCCCCCGCGGCGGGATTGGTTTGGTCCGCCGGGTTGGGCGGGTCGCAGTTGTCCTCGTTCGCGGCGTAGGGGTAATCGGCGCAGGCCCGCGAGAGATGCGTGTTCGCCACGATCGCCCACTCCGTTCCCTCGCCGGCGAGAACCGGAATGAGTCTTTCGGAGAAGCAGGTCTCGGCGGGGAAGTACCCCTTCGTCGCCGGCGCGCTCCCCCACATGGCGGAGCGGAGCGCCTTCGCGACCTTCAGCTCCATACGGAACGCGTTCTCGTCCATCAGCGGCGCGATCGGGTGATGGGCCGCCACGAGCACCATGTCGCAGCGGGTACGCCCGCCGCTCGTCGTCCATCCCGCCGCCTCGCGATACCACCGGTACCAGTCCGGCGCGTAGCGCCCCCCGTTCCATCCGTTGTCGCCGAGGGAGAAGAGGTTCTCCGCCAGCGCCGAGGCGAAGCTCACCTGCGCCCCCGCGTCGGGGAGATCGAGCACCGTGGAGAGGGCTATCCGCGGGTAATCCTGATAGTCCCGCACCCGGTCGTCCTTGTTGAACACGTCGAACACGTCCGACTGGGAGTGGCCGAGGGTGATCGTCTCATAGGCCGTTTCGTATTCGCCGGGAGTCCAGGTCGACGGATCGGGCCAGTAGATCGGCTGGTGCATGTGCCACAGGTAGGTGGTGTGCACCGGGTCGGCGCCGGCGGGAACGGCCGCGGCGGAAAGGAGAAGAAGCGTCGCGAGAAGTCGTACGCCAGTCCTTGCGGTCATGGTTCGGCTCCGGTTCGGGTGTCGGGAGTGCGGTGGTTTGTTGCCTTTAATTATAGCAGAAGCCGCGCCGCCGCGCCCGCCGGCCCTCGGGGCCGCACCGTCCACTTCCGGCGTCCCCCCGACCCGATCCGAGGACGGCCGCCCTCGTCGTCTTAACCGGATCCCGACAAAGGCGGGCGGATTCTTAACGGAACCAACGGAAAGTTAACGGGGCTTTTCCAAGCTTGATCGGTTTAATCAGAGCATGACGTGCCTTCGTTTCTTCACCCCCTTAGAATGGTGCGTGTTTCCCGGAGAACGCGCGCCCTCGGGAAACGGGAACGCTGAACGACGCGCCGAATTTCCCACCCCGAAACCAAAATGAGAAAAACGGAGGGCAGAGTGAGAATGAAGTGGAAGATCGCCTTGCTGACGCTGGGGATGCTCGCGATGGGCATGGGATCCGCCCATGCGCAGCACACCTTCGACGGCAACATCATCTGGAACAACGGCGGTGTCGTCCGCGACCAGTGCGGCGGCCTGGGCACCCAGCTCGTCTACGAGTCCTTCTGGAACGACATCGAAGTGGATCCCAAGTTCGTGGGCAATCCGCTCTACCCGGGCAACAACTGGGTCGTCGATTCCACCAGCATCGCCAGCGGCTGGCACGACTGCATCGCCACGATCGAGCACGTGGTCGCCGACGACTGCGACACCTGCGACTGCGAGCGTGTGTTCGAGCAGGTCTGCTACCGCGGCGCGATCCCGCCCCTCGGCATGGGCGAGGACTGGACCCGCGGCTGGATCTGCGACACCGCCTTCGCCACCCACTACGGCGGCCCCCTTCCGGCCCTGAACTACTTCACCTTCCGGACCGGCGTGCAGGCCACCCAGACCTGGGTCGCCGACTCCGTGTACGTGCTCCAGGGGAAGGTCAGCTTTCCCTCCGGCACGACCCTGACCATCGAGCCGGGCACCCGGATCATCGGTGAGAACGCTTCCGCCGGCTTCCTGGCCATCAACCGGGGCGCCAAGATCTACGCCATCGGCACCAAGGACCAGCCGATCGTCGCCACCACCGACCTGGATCCGCCGACCGTCGGCGGCTGGGGCGGCATCGTGATCCACGGCGGCGCTGCGTCGAACTGCGACTGCGACGGCTGCCTCACCGACACCGACTCCTGCGCCTCCGAGGGGGGGAACGCCGGCTTCTACTGCGGCTCCAACGACTGCGACGACAGCGGCGAGCTGAAGTACGTGCGCGTCCAATACTCGGGCGTGGACATCGCCACCGACAACGAGCTGAACTGCTTCACCTGGAACGGCGTCGGCTGTGAGACCCGCCTCTCCTACCTGAACGCCTTCATGGGCAAGGACGACCTCTTCGAGTTCTTCGGCGGCAAGGCCAACGCCCACCACCTGGTCGGCTGCGGCGGCGGCGACGACGGCGTGGACTGGCAGCTCGGCTTCCGCGGCACCGTCCAGTTCGCCGTGATCCAACAATACCGGTTCCAGGGCGACAAGGGAATCGAGGCGGACAACAGCGAGTACGATTTCAACGCCTGCTGCCGCTCCAACCCGCTTATCGCCAACTGCACCTTCATCGGTCCCGAGGTGGACACCACGGCGGCCTCGCCGACCTACGGCATCCACCTCCGCCGGGGGACCGACGCGGCGATCTTCAACAGCATCATCGCCTACTACCCGAACCACGGCGTCCGCTACGAGCACAGCCAGTCCTGCGCCCGCGGCGCCAACCCGCAGGTGCCGGCTTACGACTGCGGCGCCGCGGTGGGCGTGGACATGGCGGACGGCGCCGACGCCCGTCCGACCATGACCGCCTGGACCCACACCTCGCCGAACCCGGTCCGCGACAAGGCGAAGTTCTTCTTCCGCCTCCCCGCGGCCGGCCACACCACCCTCACGGTCTATGACGCCCGCGGCCGTCAGGTGGACAAGGTCGTCGACAGCGGTTACGCCGCCGGCGAGCATCAGGTGACCTGGACCCCGGGTTCCGACATGGCCTCGGGTGTCTACTTCTATCGGCTCGATACCAGCAACGGGCCGGTAACCGGACGGTTCACCGTCCTCCGGTAACGACGTCGGGCTCCCCACCCGCGCGTTGTCGCGAGAGACGAACCGTTCCACTCGGGGGGGCGGCGACGGCCGCCCCCCCATCGAGCGAAGCAAGAGCAAAAACCGGGAATCGGATGGAGCCGCCCGAAAACCGGTTGCGAAAAGCCCCGCGATCCGGGCCCCTTCGAGGGCTCTCCCCTCGCCTCAGGATCGCGCCGGCC harbors:
- a CDS encoding T9SS type A sorting domain-containing protein, with the protein product MKWKIALLTLGMLAMGMGSAHAQHTFDGNIIWNNGGVVRDQCGGLGTQLVYESFWNDIEVDPKFVGNPLYPGNNWVVDSTSIASGWHDCIATIEHVVADDCDTCDCERVFEQVCYRGAIPPLGMGEDWTRGWICDTAFATHYGGPLPALNYFTFRTGVQATQTWVADSVYVLQGKVSFPSGTTLTIEPGTRIIGENASAGFLAINRGAKIYAIGTKDQPIVATTDLDPPTVGGWGGIVIHGGAASNCDCDGCLTDTDSCASEGGNAGFYCGSNDCDDSGELKYVRVQYSGVDIATDNELNCFTWNGVGCETRLSYLNAFMGKDDLFEFFGGKANAHHLVGCGGGDDGVDWQLGFRGTVQFAVIQQYRFQGDKGIEADNSEYDFNACCRSNPLIANCTFIGPEVDTTAASPTYGIHLRRGTDAAIFNSIIAYYPNHGVRYEHSQSCARGANPQVPAYDCGAAVGVDMADGADARPTMTAWTHTSPNPVRDKAKFFFRLPAAGHTTLTVYDARGRQVDKVVDSGYAAGEHQVTWTPGSDMASGVYFYRLDTSNGPVTGRFTVLR